Within the Candidatus Nezhaarchaeales archaeon genome, the region AGAGTTATCCTCAATTAATGAAAGTCTGTAGAGGCTTGTTATGGTGTCAAAAACTATTAGTTTAAACCTACGTAGAGGTATCTTCTCCAACATATATACGAGTTGCTCCTGCCCATCAAAATCCTTAGGCTCAAATAGGAAGAAAAACTCCTTAAACTCTTTCAGGCTTCCAGTCCAGATCCGCTTGACCTGCCTGAGATCCGCTCCGCCATCGGTGTAGACGTAGATAACCTTAAAACTCTTTGAAACCGTATTAAAGGCGCATTGAAGAGCTAGAGTAGTTTTACCTACGCCTGCATCCCCATAGATTAGCGTAACCTCACCAGTTTTAAAACCACCACCTAAGGATTTATCTATAGAAGTGCAGCCACTCCCTATCATCATAGCTTTTCTACCATTAAATTCTACACTAAAACTTAATCTTTAAATCGTTTAAACGCCTCCCTTTAAGGATGA harbors:
- a CDS encoding AAA family ATPase, which produces MMIGSGCTSIDKSLGGGFKTGEVTLIYGDAGVGKTTLALQCAFNTVSKSFKVIYVYTDGGADLRQVKRIWTGSLKEFKEFFFLFEPKDFDGQEQLVYMLEKIPLRRFKLIVFDTITSLYRLSLIEDNSIILSKRLNQQLAILSWLALNNDLCVLITSRVRLSSGIEEPIATSILEYWVKTMVKIERINVRGYRRVSVEKLNGKPCSNIIEVELMDGGFR